One segment of Solanum stenotomum isolate F172 chromosome 1, ASM1918654v1, whole genome shotgun sequence DNA contains the following:
- the LOC125874130 gene encoding boron transporter 1-like produces MEESFVPFRGIKNDLHGRLLCYKQDWTSGIKAGFRILAPTTYIFFASAIPVISFGEQLERNTDGILTAVQTLASTAICGIIHSIIGGQPLLILGVAEPTVIMYTFMFNFAKQRPDLGPGLFLAWTGWVCVWTAILLFLLAILGACSIINRFTRLAGELFGMLIAMLFMQQAIKGLVDEFRVPKRDNPHLTEFMPSWRFANGMFALVLSFGLLLTALKSRKARSWRYGTGWLRSLIADYGVPLMVVVWTAVSYIPSESVPERIPRRLVSPNPWSPGAYENWTVIKDMLNVPVLYILGAFVPATMIAVLYYFDHSVASQLAQQKEFNLRKPSSFHYDLLLLGFLTLMCGLVGIPPSNGVIPQSPMHTKSLATLKHQLLRNRLVDTARKSMQKNSSLGQLYGNMQEAYQQMQTPLIYQEPSARGLKELKESTIQLASSMGHINAPVDETIFDVEKEIDDLLPVEVKEQRVSNLLQATMVGGCVAAMPVLRMIPTSVLWGYFAYMAIESLPGNQFWERILLLFTAPSRRYKVLEDYHATFVETVPFKSIVAFTIFQTLYLLACFGITWVPIAGLLFPLLIMLLVPVRQYILPRFFKGAHLQDLDAADYEESPAVPFNLPMEGEFGSRPSHAESGEILDEMITRSRGEVKRINSPKITSSTATPIRDTKLLQSPRISEKAYSPQINKLRGQQSPLSGGRGTFSPRTGEPKPSNLGTSPRTSTPND; encoded by the exons ATGGAAGAATCATTTGTGCCTTTTCGCGGAATCAAGAATGATCTTCATGGACGTCTATTGTGCTACAAGCAAGATTGGACTAGTGGGATTAAGGCTGGCTTCAG GATCTTGGCACCCACTACATACATTTTCTTTGCCTCAGCAATtccagttatttcatttggcgAGCAGCTGGAGAGAAATACCG ATGGAATTTTAACTGCTGTTCAAACATTAGCATCAACTGCAATTTGTGGAATTATACATTCCATTATTGGCGGTCAACCTTTGTTGATCTTAGGAGTTGCTGAACCAACTGTAATAATGTATACATTCATGTTCAACTTTGCTAAACAGAGACCTGATTTGGGTCCTGGTCTCTTTCTAGCTTGGACTGGTTG GGTATGTGTCTGGACCGCGATTTTGCTTTTCTTGTTGGCAATTTTAGGAGCTTGCTCCATCATTAACAGGTTTACTCGTTTGGCTGGAGAACTATTTGGCATGCTTATTGCAATGCTCTTCATGCAGCAAGCTATTAAA GGCCTGGTAGATGAGTTTCGTGTTCCAAAAAGAGATAATCCTCATTTAACCGAGTTCATGCCTTCGTGGAGATTTGCTAATGGAATGTTCGCGTTGGTTCTCTCATTTGGCCTACTGCTAACTGCTTTGAAAAGCCGAAAAGCAAGATCATGGCGATATGGAACAG GTTGGCTTCGTAGTCTTATTGCAGACTACGGTGTGCCACTTATGGTTGTAGTTTGGACAGCTGTCTCCTATATACCATCTGAAAGTGTTCCTGAAAGAATTCCAAGACGCCTTGTCAGCCCAAACCCATGGTCACCCGGTGCTTATGAGAATTGGACTGTTATCAAG GACATGCTAAATGTACCAGTTCTCTACATACTCGGTGCTTTTGTTCCTGCAACGATGATTGCTGTGCTTTACTATTTTGATCACAGTGTAGCATCCCAATTAGCTCAGCAGAAAGAGTTCAATCTCAGAAAGCCATCATCTTTCCATTATGACTTGCTTCTTTTGGGGTTCTTG ACACTAATGTGCGGCCTTGTTGGTATTCCTCCATCAAATGGTGTGATCCCACaatccccaatgcatacaaaaagTCTGGCCACTCTTAAGCACCAA TTGCTTCGTAACAGATTAGTCGACACAGCACGCAAAAGTATGCAGAAAAATTCAAGCTTGGGACAACTATATGGGAATATGCAGGAAGCGTATCAACAGATGCAAACTCCTCTGATCTACCAGGAGCCATCAGCTAGA GGTCTGAAGGAGTTAAAAGAATCAACAATTCAGTTAGCATCAAGCATGGGACACATCAATGCTCCTGTGGATGAAACCATTTTCGACGTTGAGAAggaaattgatgatttgttgcCTGTTGAAGTGAAAGAACAGCGCGTTAGTAACTTGCTTCAAGCCACAATGGTTGGGGGATGTGTTGCTGCTATGCCAGTTCTCAGAATGATTCCAACCTCAGTACTTTGGGGATATTTCGCGTACATGGCCATTGAAAGTCTACCAGGCAATCAATTCTGGGAGAGAATATTACTACTATTCACTGCACCAAGCAGACGATACAA AGTTCTAGAGGACTATCATGCTACTTTTGTAGAAACTGTTCCTTTCAAGAGCATAGTAGCATTCACAATATTCCAAACACTATACTTGCTTGCTTGCTTTGGCATTACATGGGTTCCAATCGCCGGGCTCCTTTTTCCTCTCTTGATCATGCTTTTGGTTCCTGTGAGACAATACATACTGCCTAGGTTTTTCAAAGGGGCACACCTTCAAGATTTAGATGCAGCAGACTATGAAGAGTCACCCGCAGTTCCATTCAATCTTCCTATG GAGGGTGAATTTGGTTCAAGACCTTCCCACGCAGAAAGCGGGGAgattttagatgagatgatcaCTAGAAGCAGGGGTGAGGTCAAGCGCATTAACAGTCCTAAGATCACAAGTTCAACAGCAACTCCAATAAGAGATACCAAGCTCCTTCAGAGCCCGCGCATATCAGAAAAAGCATATAGTCCACAGATTAACAAACTGAGAGGCCAACAAAGTCCCCTTTCTGGTGGAAGGGGGACGTTCAGTCCAAGGACCGGAGAACCAAAGCCATCCAATTTGGGCACGAGTCCTCGGACATCAACTCCTAACGACTAA